In bacterium, a genomic segment contains:
- a CDS encoding aldehyde dehydrogenase family protein codes for MPFGVPTFVQPTIIELKNEAEIVQTETFAPIVYVMKYRKLTDAIAKHNGVPQGLSSSIYTDSPARGGEVPQRRGQDCGIANVNIGTSGAEIGGVTAGGEKETGGGRESGSDCWKTYMRRQTNT; via the coding sequence ATGCCGTTCGGCGTGCCGACCTTCGTGCAGCCGACGATCATCGAGCTGAAGAACGAGGCCGAGATCGTCCAGACCGAGACTTTCGCACCGATCGTGTACGTGATGAAGTACCGCAAGCTGACCGACGCCATCGCCAAGCACAACGGCGTGCCGCAGGGCCTCAGCAGCTCGATCTACACCGACAGCCCGGCGCGAGGGGGCGAGGTTCCTCAGCGCCGAGGGCAGGACTGCGGCATCGCGAACGTGAACATCGGCACCAGCGGCGCCGAGATCGGCGGAGTCACTGCTGGCGGCGAGAAGGAGACCGGCGGCGGGCGCGAGAGCGGCTCGGACTGCTGGAAGACCTACATGCGGCGGCAGACCAACACCTGA